In Aquiflexum balticum DSM 16537, a single genomic region encodes these proteins:
- a CDS encoding DUF6090 family protein, giving the protein MISFFRKIRQKLLSQNRVTRYLVYALGEIFLVVIGILIALQVNNWNEGRKLNKQKAVLLENLEQDFEENQKRLDLIIGFLNDREKYARHILALLDSLPEKLDSIPTVFALERAGFVHYFNPTQPTYEEMKSSGTLSLISNKELKRVMSSYQTFLEYSYRIEEKNSDLIQSFADRILRYMDPDFGTVNITDNESKAYAGVHFDLKAMSNDTEIHYLLNLIVHKSIVEAGYKDRIFRPRLKYILELIKEEKKIASNE; this is encoded by the coding sequence ATGATATCTTTCTTCCGAAAAATCCGCCAAAAACTCCTTTCCCAAAATCGGGTCACCCGATACTTGGTCTATGCCTTGGGCGAGATATTCTTAGTGGTGATTGGGATTCTGATAGCGCTTCAGGTCAACAACTGGAATGAGGGCAGAAAACTGAACAAACAAAAAGCGGTTCTTTTGGAAAACCTTGAGCAGGATTTTGAAGAAAATCAGAAGCGCCTGGACTTGATTATTGGCTTTTTGAACGACCGGGAAAAGTATGCCCGTCATATCCTTGCTCTCTTGGATTCCTTACCTGAGAAATTGGACAGTATCCCAACTGTTTTTGCCCTTGAAAGAGCTGGCTTTGTCCACTACTTTAATCCTACCCAACCTACCTACGAGGAGATGAAATCCTCCGGGACTCTTAGCCTCATTTCAAACAAGGAACTCAAAAGAGTCATGTCCAGCTACCAGACTTTTTTGGAATACAGCTATCGCATAGAAGAGAAAAACAGTGACTTGATCCAATCTTTTGCAGACCGAATTTTGCGATACATGGACCCGGATTTCGGTACGGTAAACATTACTGATAATGAATCCAAGGCTTATGCTGGAGTACATTTTGATCTGAAGGCCATGTCAAATGACACTGAAATTCACTATCTTCTCAACCTTATTGTCCACAAAAGTATTGTGGAAGCCGGATACAAAGACCGAATATTTAGACCCAGGCTTAAATATATCCTCGAATTGATCAAAGAAGAAAAGAAAATTGCATCGAATGAATAA